cttaaaacattCTGAGAACATTAgattaaaaggttttctttaaaCATTATCAGAATTTGTAGATAAGGTTAGCCTTATCGGTTGTAGATAAGGTTAGCATGTTTTTGGACCAAAATAAGTTGGAATGCATTCTTGCACTGGCTATTTAGGCATGTCTCATCTCCTATTGCATCACTCCACCCACATCAACAGCGAATGTTTGTTAATGCCAAAACGCAAGTGGGCGTGAATGGGCTTGCAGCCAACCAAATTAGTAGTAATGTGCCAGAACTATATTGTGAAATCGCACAAACAGAGCCTTAAGTGTTAAAAAGCCAAACAACAtgaattacaataaaaatattcaaaatctAAATGTATCCCACTAGTCTGTAAATTATCATCTACATATTggtatttttgtttattgttcatttattttcccaaCAACCTGGAAAGGGGCCTAACccaagcaaataaacacagatgACAGAATACAGTATGTTGATCATAAACATGCAGAGTAACGTTAATCTCAACTGTCATACAGTCATGACAGACTGTTTTCACTTTTCTCATTTCCTCTATTGACTAAtgacaaatgattaaaatgcatGTGATAAGTAATAATTTCAGCTTTAAATAAACTGTCCTACCTTGATATCTGAATAGTCTACAGTGACAGTGtgaaaaatgttctttcagCTCTGCTGACCAGAACGGAGGAGaaaaaatgaaggaatgaaGGTAAGTcacagtgtatttatatttactgtTACTGGATATTTAATCAAATCACAAGCTGCCAAAATCACATCAGTTTCACATCTATCTGCTGCCACACTTGTTTTGTGAAGTAAGAACAAATTATCTTTAGGTTGAACAATTCTTTGTCCTACAATGTCCACGTTTGAACAGAATACATTACTGGGGTATTATTGTGAGCACAGTGACAGGCATGAACAGTATATGTCACATTCAAACATGAATAACCTAAAATAGCATTCACTTCATTTGAATCACTAAGTGATGGCATTACAAATGTTGACAATTGAATTATAACCTTTAATAAGGATTACAAGTGCTTATAATGGATAAGGTTACTTGTGTTACAACATGTTTATTAGTCACCAAAGAATTAAATCCCCACAAATATAGGGATGCTCTTAACACTGCCCGCTCCAACTACTACtcctccatcataaataatgCTAAGTCTAGGCCAAAAACTCTCTTTCGAACCGTTAACAAACTCCTCCATCCTCCTCTATCAGCGTGCCCCCATTCACCTGAGCAATGTCAGGCTTTTCTAAATTTTTTTGACAAGAAAAGTAATCAAATCTATAGcctcttttcttctgcttccCAGCCGTTCTCCTTTACATATTCTCCTTCTTTGAACACAAAGCTAACTTGTTTCACACCTGTtgactccttttctgtctctgagctCATCACTAAGTCTAATGCTTCCTCCTGTCAGCtagtttttttttgctatgtgaagcgaccttgggtttgtgaaaggcgctatataaatgtaatttattattattattattattattattattattattataaatgtagTATAGTATTACTGCCTCATTGTTAGAATTGACAAGTATCCTTAGAAAGCACTGTGACTAAATTATGATGAGatattaacatatttataacTAATTATGAATACAGGCTTTATAAAAGCATTTCTAGATTTGTAATATGATGTTCACAATGCCTTAAATACCTGGTATAAACTTATTGTTATagtattattttggagatgttgGAGGAACGTACATACATAACTCATGCATATTTCAACAAGGTTATTCAAAACCACATACTGAACATTACAAAGGTACGGCTGTGAAAGAAAAGGGTGTGGGTGCTGGACTGTCCTGTCTGAAGTTCTGAGCTGTCGATGACGGAGAATGTGTGGTGCATTCTAAAGCATGAAATGTGACACTGAGGAACCCATACTGCTGCACACCTTAAAACTTGTTTGCAGGAAGAATGAGACAAAATTACACCTGAAACTTTTCATCACTTGGTGTCTTCAATCCCTAAATGCCTTTGAAGTGTTGTGAAAAGGAATGATATTGTTATAAAGTGTAAATATTTgctgttcaaactttttttgaTGCGTGTTGAAGATTGAAAATtgaagtacatttttattttgaaaataaataaataaataatgaggtaaaacataaaatagtgTGCTGTCATACAGGCCAAAGTTAatgtacaaaacatttttttcaggtaTAATTAAACTTTTTGTGATTTAGGTTTGTAATACAACTAGAAAATAGCACTGAAGTGTGATGGTGCATGTCGTAGTACATTTcttacatatttattatatttttcaagTGCAAAACCACatgcgcaaacacacacacacacacacatatatatatatatatatatatatatatatatatatatatagttttgaaataataaatccttcaaatgtattttcacaaaaaaaaaacactttttaaatgcaaatgtacagtaaaattgcattttttattttttattctatacAAAAGCTTGTTTATCGAATGTaaagactgaaaaacagaatgcagaGTAAAAGACTGAAAATGTTAATTgacatttttcttctctttcacagCTGTATtctcttaaaaagaaaaacatcctcGTCTCACAAACATTTCGTAGGAAACATCAGAAATAAGATAAGAATCACTGGATTTCAGAGAAGTTTGTCACACACACCATGATATTTCCACAGCTCTACCTTCATCACTTTGCAACATCAGGTTCCTCGTGTTTATGTGAACATGAGACTCTGAAttctaaaaatctaaaaatccCACCATTAATCTCTTTCAGAAAACATGTCTTTAATAAAATGAAGCAATTTTCTGTATTGCGTGCCCTATGCCctatgtagatattaaataaagttATAACTAACCACTATGCAATGATTAAATATTGTAATAAGAATAGTGTCATGTTTGGTTGATAGAAGTGAAACTGCAcaaactatacacacacacacacacacacacacacatatatatatatatatatagtttaaatAATATAGTTCAAATAATAAatctttcaaatgtattttcacaacaaaaccactttttaaatgcaaatgtacagtaaaattgcatattttcttttttattctataGAAAAGCTTGTTTATcgaatgtaaacacacacacacacacacacatgcaatgaTTAAATATTGTAATAAGAATAGTGTCATGTTTGTGCATGCAGGTGATGAATATTCAGATCCCTGCAgagattatattttatttcagtgCGTGGAAAAACTCACAGTGattaaaatatgaattaatatGTGGAATGAACCTTCAGAATATGGAATGAACGACCACATAGcaggtctgccattccaggggggaCAGGATCTTTCTTAATTGTGTAATGTCAGTGTTTCCTATAACTATTAAAGGTTTATAATTCCTAAAATAAACAGAGTAGACTTTTCTAAATTTTGACTAAAAGGTTAAACTATCGTACAGAGATCACATGTAATTGATAAATAGCACCAGTCACGTGTACAGATAGGGGGTGAGAGGGTTTAGTAGGGAGGCTTAAGCCCAAAAATAAATCCATTTGCCTTTAGACTGTATAAATTCCATCTTTGTCAGCATGGATAATTCTTGTATTTAATATTGTATAATAATTGTATATTATGCTGCTGTAACaaggagcgaggtagcggacgcatgtgcggtgttaagcgacttttattgagggcaaatccaaaatcagggtcattacggtccagggtcattgagccaacacggatagattgtgggtcagacatgatataaaccagaaacaaccaacaacacatattcaaacaaagcaaCCAAACACAGACCGATACAACAAACAAAGCTaactaagggcaaacacagggcttaaataacaaagggtaacgagggacaggtgaaaacaacgATGGGAGGAGATTtgaacgagggggctggactagaaaaaccaaaacaaacacacatgggctaaaccaaaacactaacacatggacaggactgggaggggccaatcgtgacagctgACTCTGGCATGCTTCAAGATAGGTTTTGGTGAGAGCCAACCTGTCTTTACCACAGCACTAAAAATCCCACCAATAAAACACTGATAAATGCTTTAAGAAAAGATCACATCCCATAATATATTAAGGGATGTGAAAAGGGATAAGTGAAAACTTATTTAATGTAGtcaatatatgtaatatgtctCATTATGACAATGTagaaaatatgaagaaattctttaaaaaaaagcatctaCCTGTGGATAAGACACTGGCAgtgaaataagtaaatatatgTAGAAAGTagttaaataagttttaaacaTTCAGAGAATAGTCTGAAAATGAGAATGAGTAGATATATTAATTGCATTTCAGGTATTTTCGCTTGCAGATATGCCATTTTTGTCAGTATATGTACAAACTGTACcacaaaatgtttataaagaCAGGTTGGGTGGGGTTATATAAGGGCATTCCTTATATATTTTCAAACTATAGGGATGAATTTAATCATCACAATTCAGCcaaaatataatcattttaatactgagttgatgtttgatgtttttgtttacactgtGGTGTTTTCACTATCAGTAAAAAATCCATTTCCTGTTTTTCAAAGACTAATTAACCATTAAAAGTAGATGAAAGTGATCTTTTAATTCACATAGATAGGacatttagcagccagtagtagtcacacaacacagtacagttTTAGCAATAAGAGTGTAAACAATCtaacaggaagaataaatatgaaaagataaaaagaccatttctacaggcatatatacatatagaaaAATTCAACAATCAGTAATAATGTGTATAAtctgcagtgcaataatgactgtacaaggagGTAGAGGTAACGGCATATAATGACcatactgaatgaataaatatgtgcagatattagTACCAAAAAtaaagtgtccagatgtgcaagatgtgcAAGAAGTATGCAGAAAGAGCAATATGTGCAGCAACGTGTCCATATGTGCAGATGGGTAAAGAAACATAAGATTAAGCATGAGATGTAAGACCTATGATGATTCGTGATTTAACATGAGATTTTGATTCagtcctcatctctcctcttccctcttctcttctgggcAGAGTTGAAGGAGCCTGATGGCTTTGGGGACAAAGGATTTTCTGAATCTGTcagttgagcagctctgtggcaGCAGCCTGCCACTAAATGTGCTCCTCCTGCCCATGATAttggtgtgcagtgggtggccatcatcctccatgatggagagcagtttgtgcaGTGTCCTTCTCTTAACTACCTTGACTacagagtccagttccacacTGTCCACTGACCTCGCTCAtctgaccagcttgtccagttGCCTCTCgtctctcctttttatgcttAACAAGAGTTAAATGAGCACAGAGTGTGTACAAAAGGGATACGTATCGCTACTGCAACTATACTTACAATACTGAAGCATCTCAGTAATGTTTATGTGTATTATGGTATGTGATTGTACCGACACATTTTGATAGTCTGTATTGATTATTGTGATACACTCTCTTACATTTGAAACGCTTGTGCTGGTTAAATCTTCTTGTCAAGTAACCTCTGATGTAGTAAATTgggatccatccatccatccatcatcttccgcttctctggggttcgggtcgcgggggcagcatcctaagcaataaggcccagacctccctttccccagccacttccactagctccctggggggattccgaggcgctcccaggccagctgggcaatatagtcatgccagtgtgtcctgggtcttccccagggtctcctcccgggtggacttgcctgtgacacctcccaagggaggcatccaggaggcatcctaacaagatgcccgaaccacctcaactggctcctctcgacgtggagaagtagcggctctactccgagtccctcccggatgaccgaacttctcaccctatctctaagggagagtccagacaccctgcggaggaaactcattttggccgcttgtattcgcgatctcattctttcagtcactacccaaagctcatgaccataggtgagggtgggaacgtagatcgaccagtaaatcgagagccttgccttatggctcagctctttctttaccacaacagaccggtaaagagcccgcatcactgctgacccagcaccaatccgcctgtcaatctcccgctcacTTGTACCATCattcgtgaacaagaccccaagatacttgaactcctccacttgaggcaagagctcatccccgacccagagagggctctccaccctttcccgcctgagaaccatggcctcggatttggaggtactgatcctcatcccggccgcttcacactcggctgcaaatccgatccagcgaaagctgaagttcacggcctgatgaccccaataggaccacatcatctgcaaacagcagcgatgtgaccttgaggtcactaaaccggacaccctccatcccctgactgcgcctagaaattctatccataaaaattatgaatagaatcggtgacaaagcgcagtccaactctcactgggaacgagtctgacttactgccggccatgcgaaccaaactcctgctttgtttgtacagggcctgaatggctcgtagcaaagagccatgtaccccatactcccgaagaacctcccacagaatactccagggaacacagtcgaatgccttcctggagtcctggagagggtaaagagttggtccagtgttccatgaccagggcggaacccgcactgctcctcctgaattcgaggttcgactataagccggactctcttctccagtacctctgcatagaccttaccagggaggctgaggagtgtgattcccctgtagttggaacacaccctccggtccccctttttaaaaagaggcaccaccgccccagtctgccaatccagtggcaccgcccccgatgtccacgcaatgttgaaaaggcgtgtcagccaagacagccccacaacatccagagccttgaggaactcaggacggatctcatccactcctggagccctgccgccaaggagctttttaactaccttagcgacttcagcctcagtaatgaacaagcctattcccgcgtccccagactctgcctcctcactggagaatgtgttggtgggattgagaaggtcctcaaagtattccttccaccgcccaatgacgtcttcagtcgaagtcagcagcacaccatctccactatatgcAGTGCTAGTGgtacactgctttccccttctgagtcgcctgacggtttgccagaatcttttcggagccgacttagtcactttccaaggcctcaccgaactcttcccacacctgaagccgactgaagccgcagatcgcttggcctgtcgatacctgccagctgcctctggtgtcctacaggccaaccatgcctggtaagactccttcttcagcttgacggcatctctcacctggggtgtccaccaccgggttcgaggattaccgccccgacaggcaccaactaccttgcgaccacagcgacagtcagccacttcaacaatggaggagcggaacatggcccattctgagtcaatgtccctcacctcccccgatatctggtcaaagttctgacggaggtgtgagttgaacatcaatctgacaggttcttctgccagacgttcccagtgAACCCTCGCTtatgtttgggcttgcctggtctgaccggcatcttccccacCACCtaatccaactcaccaccaggtggtgatcagttgacagctcagctcctctctttacccgagtgtccaaaacacatggccgcaagtacgatgacacgactacaaagtcaatcattgaactgcggcctagggtgtcctggtgacatgtgcacttatggacatccttgtgttcaaacatggtgttcattatggacaaactgtggtttgcacagaagtccaaaaactgaacaccactcgggttcagatcagagatgccattcctcccaatcacaccactccaggtcttactgttgTTGctcacgtgagcgttgaagtcccccagtaggacaatcgagtcgccaggaggagcactttcaagcacccctcccaaggactctaggaaggctgggtactctgaactgcttttcggtgcataagcacagacaacagtcaggacctgttccccaacccgaaggcgtagggaagctaccctctcatccaccggggaaaaccccaacatacaggcgccgagtcgaggggctatgagaaagcccacacctgcccgctgcctctcaccatgggcaacaccaaaaaagaataaagtcctgcccctctcaaggagattggacccagagcccaagctgtgtgttaaggtgagcccgactatatctagccggtatctctcaacctcatgcaccaactcaggctccttccccgccagtgaggtaacgttccaagttccaaaagccagtaaATTGGGATGTGatctttaaagtttaaatttaaGCTAATTCTCCAggtaattatatttatttcaagAGGTCAGACTCAAAACTCTGTAGTGCTGTGGAATGATCTTGTATTTATAGTAACATATATTGTGTAAGTATTTTGTGAGATGTGCCTGAACAAACAGAATTCCACAGAAGTAAATGCTGAATCAGTTGATTACATGTAGacttgtgttatttatttatttattttctttctttcttacttacttactgGCCCAAACTCAAATTAAATGAACAAGCTCTGGTTTGATCTTTCTGGAAAATGGTGCAAGGCAAAAACTTCACATCAGAAACATCAGAAAGCTGAAGAAACTGTTCTTATTAGTCAAATTATACATCTTTATGCTCCCTCCTTAAAcaatattatcatcattatcaatACGTGTTCTTAAACCCTACAATTAAATACAAGAAATAGCCAGTTTGTTCTTGTAAGTTGTGGAGACCTCTAGGTACATCTTCGTATATGAAGACTTGAAAAGCAGTCAAATAACATGTCTGTAGAAAGATGTGCAGGGGAAGTTAACAGACTCTTTTCAACAAGTTGGGCAAAGACTCTCCCTCTGTTTGCTCATGGTGTTGCCTAAAACAGATGTTGCCTACAAAGTTTGTTCAATCGAATTTTTTTAGATATTTCCATTCTTTATTCAATGGAATATAGCACCTTTCTCACCAAGGCTGCTTTACGTATGCTTCTTAAGCAATAAAAGATTCAGCTAGAAAGCGTGATTTTAGTTTGAGATCATGGCGAATTACTACCATTTTATTGGTTTCTCTTTCAAAGTTTCTGTGCAGGATATAACAAGTGTAGGGTTAGGCCAAATTATTCTAATTCCTCTCATTCTGTTGAGAATCTCAATGTCAAAGATTAaggaaatgtttaaatatttgttataataatatatataatatatataatataataacaggctgctgatttttttaaattgcatgtAAAACCCAACAATGTAATAATTTCCCAAAAATGTAATAAGGGCTAGAAAGGTGATGAGGTTTTGCTATTTATATAAGCTGTATAACTTGCTTAAAAAACTTAATAAAACCCATCAAGCTAATATGCTTCCCAATTATGTGATGCAACATTTTAATTGATAgtgtaattagatttttttgataATGtgatgggcggcacggtggcgtggtggatagtgctgttgcctcacagcaagacatgatgtcctttctgtgtggagtctgcatgttctccccatgtctgcgtgggtttcctctgggttctctggtttccccccacagtctaaagacattcagtcaggccaattagacacgctacattgcccctaggtgtgaatgtgtgagtgaatgtgtctgtctgccctgcgatggagtggtgacctgtccagggtgtatcctgccttccgcccgatgactgctgggataggctccctcCGTgaaccagaaggagaagcggcttagaagattgTGTGTGATAATGTGATACTTTATAACCACATTGgcaatttattacattttcaggtTAACAGTATTTAATACTTCATTACATTTTTGAGAAGAACTTAAGGCACTACAAATTTGACTCATGTACTGTTTTTCACTGTCATTTCTTTCCATCTGTTTTCGTAGGGGTTTATTCATTTGTCCACACTAGGCAAGTTCAGAGTCAGACTTAcaaaaagtggaagcattttctAAAAGAAGAATGAACTCTCATTGTTGCTCCCCTCATTCCAGGCTGGGCTGATTTCTGTGCTCAGCCCAAAAGCATTGTAGGAGACCTTTGGTAACTGCTCATAAAAGTAATGCATTGttccttttaaaaacatatttaaacaaaaattatttccaaaaatgtaaTAAGATATACATATGGTCAACCTTAAAAATGTAACCAATTCCCatgtaatgtaataaagtaTTGCATCTTTgccaaaaacattatttcattgTCAGGTaatgtattatactgtattacATTACTGGGAAATGATCATACTGTAGGGTTCTATACTGCATTCTGTAACAACTTTATGGAATGGTACAAAAAACAACAGGCTACAGGAGTGATGTTACTTATGTTATAGTACAGAAATGTTATTCACTTATTCATTTCTTGTACCATGTACAGCTCTCTATGTGATATTTGTATAGTAggataattaaattaaatgattaGATGAAGCCCAAACAAATTAGGGTGAATAAACTGCAAgatttgtttagtttttcatGGTAAAGATGAGGAATGAGGACAAATTAAAACTCATTTGATCATGcataagagtttattaatcataattaaaatgcaaaatgatcGAAAGAACTATGATTTTGCAAAAGAGTAAATATGCAAGGATATCATTAACTTTAGCATTACCTGAAGCAATTCTATACACAATGGGTTCAAAAGTTTGAGATCACACTAAAAATCTGGtagtgaaaatgaacaaaagaatgtttcagaattttgaaaactgaaaacaaatcaaatgttaaactgagcaaaATTACTAGTGCATATCTAAGATTCTTCATTATTTCTAGGTCACAATTCAAAGTTTAGCAAATTTGTGACATTGCACATGTTAAAATCTCTAcacaaaaaggtcagatttgtttttcagtcttATCTCTTTATGATTGAAGCTCATGTTCAGGCTCTCAGCTACATTTGATGTACTTATCAGgggcttttgcacaaacttgtgGAGCTCATGCTAGCTTAAGTGCAccctgtcattaaagcaaatgtGGACACATAAAAcactaagaaattctgaaatgtaAATAGTAgtatgaatttattttaagtaaCTACATTCTCAAATGTACACTTtagtatatattttaatatttcaaatatgcTGCTTTTCACTCACactgtaatgctgataatagaatttgtaatgaaaaactgagaaaacaattaaaaatagaaacaaTTTCACTAGTGGTCctagacttttggaccccactgtatttGTCACCCTACACCATAGCTAACAGTGGCATAATCGCATAACATGCACACTGCAATATAAAGGAAATAATCAGCAACCTGATAAGATAAGATATAGATTATAAtctttcagaaaatgttttatctATGAGCAATGTGATTCTGGTGCTAAATGAGAATGATTTTGCATGTATGCTCAGTAGTAATCTGCTTCCTCCTCCGTTGTGAATCCACTTTTGACAGCTGCTTGGATGCTCTTCATCTGTTCTGGAGCAGCAGAGGGAAGAATGGCCAGCAACTCTTTGTTGATCTTCTCCAGTCTTGAATCAGTCTTCTTTTCAAACTCTTCCTTATTCTTGAGAACAAGTTGTAAAATGGCTTTTTGAGCTTCATCACAGGAGTTCTGTAAATGCAGACGCTCCTGTTCAAACTCTGGTTTTTCCTTGTCCATGGCCATAAGTTTCCCAAGTGAGCTGACACGATCCATGAGATACTTATCAGACACTTCAGTGTAGGTCGCTGAGATCATGTGGACGAGGCTGGCGATGTTAGTGGCCTGAAATGCTTGTTTGTACAGCAGATCTTTGGAGAAGAGCTTTGCATTGTAGGAAAGTGACTGAGTCTTCTCAGATGTGGACACAAAATCTTTGAGAGTTCTGCTCAGGCTTGTTTTCAcaatgctggacaccatctgaaaGAAGCGCACCATCTTCTCCCACTGCTCCTTCACTCTCCCCATGGCATCCATCCCTTTGACCAGCATTTGTATGGTGGTATTAAAGTCTATCTCTTGGACCTGACAGTTTCTCATAGTGATCAGAACATCAGTcagttccttttggtttttctcCATGCTCTCCACACTCTTCTCATAGAGTTCTCTGGTCTTGTTTAGTTGGGCTTGACTCTGCTCTATGCGGAACCTGGCATTCTCATTTGCTCGTTCTGAAGGACGCTGCTTCTCAGATTTACTTTCTTCCTTTGCCATCATGGGTGGCGTTGGAGTCAGAGAAGGAGTGTTTGTAGCATCTTTGCTCTTGCAGTCAAAAATGCGGGCTGATTCAGTGAGTTTTCTGATCCTCTCGATCAGCTCCTCTGTTTTGGCTTCTTTGCGCCTCCCATCTGGTGCATATTTTGCCAGTTCATTGCAGATGTTTATGGCCTCGTCGCATAACTCTAAGACCTGACTTTTCGGTTGACATTCTGGGACTGTTCTGATGCTAGTGTTAATTTCCTTGAGCTGTTTTTTCAAATGCTCTGTTTTTGTAGCTTTATTCTTCTGGTCATACAATTTCTTCCAATCAATATTGTTCTCCTGCACATACTGCAGAATATTCTGTGTGCATGTCAGTATTGTGTTGGACTTGCTGTAGATTTTTATTTCATCAACTAAATCCCCAGCACAGTCCATCTGTGGATTTTCAAGATAACGACCACATGTTTTGGTCACTACACTTGTCATTCCATTCAGCATAGTGGTGAATCCTTCAGCTATTCCCCCAACCAAGTCCATACCAATCATTTCCCAACCACTAGGCAGGGAGTCCAGTGCTTTAGAGTAGTTCTCTTGTGCCTCCTTCAGTTCCTTTTCCATGATCTTCACTGCCTTCTCCATACGTTCATTGGCTTTTTTTGATGTCTCTTCTCTCAGTTTGGTCTCTTCCAGCTTCTTCTTGATTTCTTCCAGCTCTTCCCCATAAAAGTGTTCAGCATTTATACAGGCTTCCAGCAGCTCTTGGATAATATTGATAACATTGGTGAactgcttttctgttttattagccAGGAGTAAACAGTCATCTGCTATATTATGAATGTTCTGCAGTTGGTCAGGAAGGAGGTTTTTAACAACCTCATCATCACCTTGGAACAGAATCTTCACTGCAGTC
This portion of the Pygocentrus nattereri isolate fPygNat1 chromosome 1, fPygNat1.pri, whole genome shotgun sequence genome encodes:
- the LOC108414368 gene encoding uncharacterized protein LOC108414368, producing MDSQIAQFTKSLTTADQMKDQTKLVMQPYANWEQYLTPAPLSIAILGELVFISSKTDFSINKNPPKDGYKHIRYPDSFRACLMQVCNSGWWAFNEAHKNMDQIRLHTLAVPDYMKTAVKILFQGDDEVVKNLLPDQLQNIHNIADDCLLLANKTEKQFTNVINIIQELLEACINAEHFYGEELEEIKKKLEETKLREETSKKANERMEKAVKIMEKELKEAQENYSKALDSLPSGWEMIGMDLVGGIAEGFTTMLNGMTSVVTKTCGRYLENPQMDCAGDLVDEIKIYSKSNTILTCTQNILQYVQENNIDWKKLYDQKNKATKTEHLKKQLKEINTSIRTVPECQPKSQVLELCDEAINICNELAKYAPDGRRKEAKTEELIERIRKLTESARIFDCKSKDATNTPSLTPTPPMMAKEESKSEKQRPSERANENARFRIEQSQAQLNKTRELYEKSVESMEKNQKELTDVLITMRNCQVQEIDFNTTIQMLVKGMDAMGRVKEQWEKMVRFFQMVSSIVKTSLSRTLKDFVSTSEKTQSLSYNAKLFSKDLLYKQAFQATNIASLVHMISATYTEVSDKYLMDRVSSLGKLMAMDKEKPEFEQERLHLQNSCDEAQKAILQLVLKNKEEFEKKTDSRLEKINKELLAILPSAAPEQMKSIQAAVKSGFTTEEEADYY